In Mycobacterium tuberculosis H37Rv, a single window of DNA contains:
- the lpqD gene encoding lipoprotein LpqD, protein MAKRTPVRKACTVLAVLAATLLLGACGGPTQPRSITLTFIRNAQSQANADGIIDTDMPGSGLSADGKAEAQQVAHQVSRRDVDSIYSSPMAADQQTAGPLAGELGKQVEILPGLQAINAGWFNGKPESMANSTYMLAPADWLAGDVHNTIPGSISGTEFNSQFSAAVRKIYDSGHNTPVVFSQGVAIMIWTLMNARNSRDSLLTTHPLPNIGRVVITGNPVTGWRLVEWDGIRNFT, encoded by the coding sequence ATGGCGAAGCGCACCCCGGTCCGGAAGGCCTGCACAGTTCTAGCCGTGCTCGCCGCGACGCTACTCCTCGGCGCCTGCGGCGGTCCCACGCAGCCACGCAGCATCACCTTGACCTTTATCCGCAACGCGCAATCCCAGGCCAACGCCGACGGGATCATCGACACCGACATGCCCGGTTCCGGCCTCAGCGCCGACGGCAAAGCAGAGGCGCAGCAGGTCGCGCACCAGGTTTCCCGCAGAGATGTCGACAGCATCTATTCCTCCCCCATGGCGGCCGACCAGCAGACCGCCGGGCCGTTGGCCGGCGAACTTGGCAAGCAAGTCGAGATTCTTCCGGGCCTGCAAGCGATCAACGCCGGCTGGTTCAACGGCAAACCCGAATCAATGGCCAACTCAACATATATGCTGGCACCGGCAGACTGGCTGGCCGGCGATGTTCACAACACTATTCCGGGGTCGATCAGCGGCACCGAATTCAATTCCCAGTTCAGCGCCGCCGTCCGCAAGATCTACGACAGCGGCCACAATACGCCGGTCGTGTTCTCGCAGGGGGTAGCGATCATGATCTGGACGCTGATGAACGCACGAAACTCTAGGGACAGCCTGCTGACCACCCATCCACTGCCCAACATCGGCCGCGTGGTGATCACCGGCAACCCAGTGACCGGCTGGAGGCTGGTGGAATGGGACGGCATCCGTAACTTCACCTGA
- a CDS encoding membrane protein translates to MQSRKTTSVLAAALLFCGLLGPGTAPPATGGGPACRPAELFATDNTTDGFELPAVATIALTGTVVTGSTLVDGVFWSNERQQIGYERSREFHLCVVDAPTLHNAAEALHRQFNQEAVLTFDYLPQNAPEADAILITVPDIGIARFRDAFASDLAAHHRLRGGSVTTADHTLILVAGNGDLDVARRLVEEAGGDWNATTIAHGRREFVN, encoded by the coding sequence GTGCAATCGCGTAAAACCACCTCGGTACTGGCGGCTGCCCTGCTGTTTTGCGGCCTGTTAGGCCCAGGGACGGCCCCACCGGCCACCGGTGGCGGGCCTGCCTGCCGGCCGGCAGAGCTCTTCGCCACCGACAACACCACCGATGGGTTCGAGCTACCGGCCGTTGCGACTATCGCACTAACCGGCACGGTGGTGACCGGATCGACCCTGGTCGACGGCGTGTTCTGGTCGAATGAGCGCCAGCAGATCGGCTACGAGCGCTCCCGTGAATTTCATCTGTGCGTTGTCGACGCGCCCACATTGCACAACGCCGCCGAGGCACTGCACCGCCAGTTCAACCAAGAAGCGGTGCTGACCTTCGACTACTTGCCGCAGAATGCACCCGAGGCGGACGCGATCCTCATCACCGTGCCCGACATCGGCATCGCCCGCTTCCGCGATGCCTTCGCATCTGATTTGGCTGCACACCACCGATTACGGGGCGGATCTGTCACCACAGCCGACCACACCTTAATCCTGGTCGCCGGCAACGGCGATCTCGATGTCGCCCGCCGACTCGTCGAGGAGGCCGGCGGGGACTGGAACGCAACCACCATTGCCCATGGCAGGCGTGAATTCGTGAACTAG
- the idsA1 gene encoding multifunctional dimethylallyltransferase/geranyltranstransferase/farnesyltranstransferase (multifunctional geranylgeranyl pyrophosphate synthetase IdsA1 (GGPP synthetase) (ggppsase) (geranylgeranyl diphosphate synthase)), whose protein sequence is MRGTDEKYGLPPQPDSDRMTRRTLPVLGLAHELITPTLRQMADRLDPHMRPVVSYHLGWSDERGRPVNNNCGKAIRPALVFVAAEAAGADPHSAIPGAVSVELVHNFSLVHDDLMDRDEHRRHRPTVWALWGDAMALLAGDAMLSLAHEVLLDCDSPHVGAALRAISEATRELIRGQAADTAFESRTDVALDECLKMAEGKTAALMAASAEVGALLAGAPRSVREALVAYGRHIGLAFQLVDDLLGIWGRPEITGKPVYSDLRSRKKTLPVTWTVAHGGSAGRRLAAWLVDETGSQTASDDELAAVAELIECGGGRRWASAEARRHVTQGIDMVARIGIPDRPAAELQDLAHYIVDRQA, encoded by the coding sequence ATGCGCGGTACCGACGAAAAGTACGGACTGCCACCGCAACCCGACAGCGACCGTATGACCCGTCGCACGCTTCCCGTTTTGGGACTCGCACACGAACTCATCACACCGACGCTGCGCCAGATGGCTGACCGCCTCGATCCCCACATGCGGCCCGTCGTGTCCTACCACCTCGGCTGGTCTGATGAACGCGGCCGTCCAGTGAACAACAACTGCGGCAAGGCAATCCGTCCTGCTTTGGTGTTTGTCGCCGCCGAAGCCGCCGGCGCCGACCCCCACTCGGCGATTCCCGGAGCCGTCTCGGTTGAACTGGTGCACAACTTCTCGCTCGTCCATGACGACCTCATGGACCGCGACGAGCACCGTCGGCACCGGCCGACGGTGTGGGCACTGTGGGGCGATGCGATGGCGCTATTGGCCGGTGATGCGATGCTGTCGCTGGCGCACGAGGTCCTGCTGGATTGCGATTCACCACACGTCGGTGCGGCGCTGCGCGCGATTTCGGAAGCCACCCGTGAGTTGATCCGTGGGCAGGCCGCCGACACCGCGTTCGAAAGCCGAACCGACGTCGCACTCGATGAGTGTCTCAAGATGGCTGAAGGCAAGACCGCAGCACTGATGGCAGCCAGCGCCGAGGTCGGCGCGTTACTCGCTGGCGCACCGCGTTCGGTGCGAGAAGCGTTGGTTGCCTACGGTCGTCACATTGGACTTGCCTTCCAATTGGTCGACGACCTGCTCGGCATTTGGGGCCGTCCTGAGATCACCGGCAAGCCGGTGTACTCGGACCTTCGCTCCCGCAAGAAAACTCTGCCCGTTACCTGGACCGTGGCGCACGGCGGTTCGGCCGGCCGCCGCCTCGCAGCGTGGCTGGTGGACGAGACGGGCAGCCAGACAGCGTCCGATGATGAGCTCGCAGCGGTCGCAGAACTGATCGAGTGCGGTGGGGGGCGCAGGTGGGCAAGCGCGGAGGCCCGCCGACACGTAACGCAAGGCATCGACATGGTGGCGCGCATCGGCATTCCCGATCGCCCGGCCGCTGAGCTTCAGGATTTGGCTCACTACATCGTCGATCGTCAGGCGTGA
- the iunH gene encoding nucleoside hydrolase (purine nucleosidase), protein MSVVFADVDTGIDDALAVIYLLASPDADLVGIASTGGNIAVGQVCANNLSLLELCGAADIPVSKGADEPLGGRWPDHPKFHGPKGIGYAELPASNRRLTDYDATTAWIAAAHSHAGDLIGLVTGPLTNLALALRAEPALPRLLRRLVIMGGMFDGQPITEWNIRVDPEAASEVFTAWAGQRQLPIVCGLDLTRRVAMTPDILARLASVCGSSPVMRVIEDALRFYFESHEARGHGYLAYMHDPLAAAVAMDPELLTTRTATVDVDPTGATVTDWSGKRNPNARIGMSVDPAVFFDRFVERIGRFARRT, encoded by the coding sequence GTGAGCGTCGTATTCGCCGACGTCGACACCGGCATCGACGACGCGCTGGCCGTGATCTATCTGCTGGCCAGTCCCGACGCCGATCTGGTCGGCATCGCCTCGACCGGCGGAAACATCGCGGTAGGTCAAGTGTGCGCGAACAACCTGAGCTTGCTCGAATTGTGCGGTGCCGCAGACATCCCCGTGTCCAAAGGCGCCGATGAGCCGCTCGGCGGCCGGTGGCCCGATCACCCAAAGTTTCACGGCCCCAAGGGGATAGGCTATGCCGAGCTGCCGGCCAGCAATCGCCGGCTCACCGATTATGACGCCACGACGGCCTGGATCGCGGCGGCGCACTCCCACGCCGGCGACCTGATCGGTCTGGTCACCGGCCCGCTGACCAACCTGGCGCTGGCGCTGCGCGCCGAACCCGCGCTGCCGAGGCTGCTGCGCCGGCTGGTGATCATGGGCGGCATGTTCGACGGCCAGCCGATCACCGAATGGAACATCCGGGTGGATCCCGAGGCGGCCAGCGAGGTGTTCACCGCGTGGGCCGGACAACGACAACTGCCGATCGTGTGCGGTTTGGATCTCACCCGGCGGGTCGCGATGACACCGGACATTCTCGCCCGGCTGGCGTCCGTCTGCGGCTCGTCTCCGGTGATGCGGGTGATCGAGGACGCGCTGCGGTTCTACTTCGAGTCTCATGAGGCGCGCGGACATGGGTACCTGGCATATATGCACGACCCGCTGGCCGCCGCGGTCGCAATGGACCCGGAACTCCTGACGACCCGGACCGCGACGGTGGATGTCGACCCGACGGGGGCGACGGTCACCGACTGGTCCGGGAAGCGAAATCCCAACGCGCGGATCGGCATGAGCGTCGATCCGGCGGTGTTCTTCGACCGGTTCGTCGAACGGATCGGACGATTCGCGCGCCGAACGTGA
- the acrA1 gene encoding acyl-CoA-reductase AcrA (Possible acrA1,multi functional protein with fatty acyl-CoA reductase activity in C-terminal part.), with the protein MRYVVTGGTGFIGRHVVSRLLDGRPEARLWALVRRQSLSRFERLAGQWGDRVRPLVGDLTELELSERTIAELGDIDHVLHCAAVHDTTWADATRAVIELAARLDATFHHVSSIAVAGDFAGHYTEADFDVGQRLPTPYHRMTFEAERLVRSTPGLRYRIYRPAVVVGDSRTGEMDTIDGPYYLFGVLAKLAVLPSFTPMLLPDIGRTNIVPVDYVADALVALMHADGRDGQTFHLTAPTAIGLRGIYRGIAGAAGLPPLLGTLPGFVAAPVLNARGRAKVLRNMAATQLGIPAEIFDVVGCAPTFTSDTTREALRGTGIHVPEFATYAPGLWRYWAEHLDPDRARRNDPLLGRHVIITGASSGIGRASAIAVAKRGATVFALARNGNALDELVTEIRAHGGQAHAFTCDVTDSASVEHTVKDILGRFDHVDYLVNNAGRSIRRSVVNSTDRLHDYERVMAVNYFGAVRMVLALLPHWRERRFGHVVNVSSAGVQARNPKYSSYLPTKAALDAFADVVASETLSDHITFTNIHMPLVATPMIVPSRRLNPVRAISAERAAAMVIRGLVEKPARIDTPLGTLAEAGNYVAPRLSRRILHQLYLGYPDSAAAQGISRPDADRPPAPRRPRRSARAGVPRPLRRLGRLVPGVHW; encoded by the coding sequence ATGCGGTACGTCGTTACCGGCGGTACCGGGTTTATCGGGCGCCACGTGGTATCCCGTCTCCTGGACGGCCGACCCGAGGCACGGCTGTGGGCGCTGGTTCGCCGCCAGTCGTTAAGCCGCTTCGAGCGCCTCGCCGGCCAGTGGGGTGACCGGGTAAGACCGCTGGTCGGTGATCTCACGGAGCTCGAACTGTCCGAGCGGACCATCGCCGAGCTAGGCGATATCGACCATGTGCTGCACTGTGCGGCGGTACACGACACCACCTGGGCCGACGCCACCCGCGCCGTCATCGAGCTGGCGGCACGCCTTGACGCCACGTTTCATCACGTGTCGTCGATCGCGGTGGCCGGAGACTTCGCCGGCCACTACACCGAGGCCGACTTCGACGTCGGCCAGCGCCTACCGACCCCGTATCATCGGATGACATTCGAGGCCGAACGGCTGGTGCGCTCCACGCCCGGCCTGCGCTATCGCATCTACCGCCCGGCGGTGGTGGTGGGTGATTCGCGCACCGGCGAGATGGACACGATCGACGGACCCTACTACTTGTTCGGGGTGCTGGCCAAGCTGGCGGTGTTGCCGTCGTTCACCCCGATGCTGCTGCCGGACATTGGGCGCACCAACATCGTGCCGGTCGACTATGTGGCCGACGCGCTGGTGGCGCTCATGCACGCCGACGGCCGGGATGGGCAGACGTTTCATTTGACCGCGCCGACAGCAATCGGACTGCGCGGCATCTACCGCGGGATCGCCGGCGCGGCCGGACTGCCCCCGCTACTCGGGACGCTGCCCGGCTTTGTGGCCGCACCGGTGCTCAACGCGCGCGGCCGCGCCAAGGTGCTGCGCAACATGGCGGCCACCCAACTGGGAATTCCCGCCGAGATTTTCGACGTCGTCGGCTGCGCGCCCACGTTCACGTCCGACACAACCCGGGAAGCGTTGCGCGGCACCGGCATTCACGTCCCCGAATTCGCCACCTACGCGCCCGGGCTGTGGCGGTATTGGGCCGAGCACCTCGACCCCGACCGCGCGCGTCGCAACGATCCGCTGCTGGGCCGCCACGTCATCATCACCGGTGCGTCCAGCGGCATCGGGAGGGCATCGGCGATCGCCGTCGCCAAACGGGGTGCGACGGTATTCGCGCTGGCCCGCAACGGCAACGCGCTAGATGAGCTGGTCACCGAGATCCGCGCCCATGGCGGTCAGGCGCACGCATTCACCTGCGACGTCACCGATTCCGCGTCGGTGGAGCACACCGTCAAGGACATCCTGGGCCGTTTCGACCACGTGGACTACCTGGTGAACAACGCCGGCCGGTCGATACGCCGCTCGGTGGTCAACTCCACCGACCGGCTGCACGACTACGAGCGGGTGATGGCGGTCAACTACTTCGGCGCGGTGCGCATGGTGCTGGCGCTGCTGCCGCATTGGCGCGAGCGCCGGTTCGGCCACGTCGTCAACGTCTCCAGCGCCGGCGTGCAGGCCCGCAATCCCAAGTACAGCTCGTATCTGCCCACCAAGGCCGCGCTGGACGCGTTCGCCGACGTGGTCGCCTCCGAGACGCTGTCCGACCACATCACGTTCACCAACATCCATATGCCGCTGGTGGCCACCCCGATGATCGTGCCGTCGCGGCGGCTCAACCCGGTGCGCGCGATCAGCGCCGAACGCGCGGCGGCGATGGTGATCCGCGGACTCGTGGAAAAGCCGGCGCGCATCGACACTCCGTTGGGTACGCTCGCCGAAGCCGGCAACTACGTCGCGCCACGGCTGTCGCGCCGAATTCTGCACCAGCTCTATCTGGGCTATCCCGATTCAGCTGCAGCGCAGGGGATTTCGCGTCCAGACGCGGACCGCCCACCGGCGCCGCGGCGTCCCCGGCGATCCGCCCGCGCGGGAGTCCCGAGGCCGCTCAGGCGCTTGGGGCGACTGGTGCCCGGTGTGCATTGGTAG
- the guaA gene encoding GMP synthase (glutamine-hydrolyzing (glutamine amidotransferase) (GMP synthetase)): MVQPADIDVPETPARPVLVVDFGAQYAQLIARRVREARVFSEVIPHTASIEEIRARQPVALVLSGGPASVYADGAPKLDPALLDLGVPVLGICYGFQAMAQALGGIVAHTGTREYGRTELKVLGGKLHSDLPEVQPVWMSHGDAVTAAPDGFDVVASSAGAPVAAFEAFDRRLAGVQYHPEVMHTPHGQQVLSRFLHDFAGLGAQWTPANIANALIEQVRTQIGDGHAICGLSGGVDSAVAAALVQRAIGDRLTCVFVDHGLLRAGERAQVQRDFVAATGANLVTVDAAETFLEALSGVSAPEGKRKIIGRQFIRAFEGAVRDVLDGKTAEFLVQGTLYPDVVESGGGSGTANIKSHHNVGGLPDDLKFTLVEPLRLLFKDEVRAVGRELGLPEEIVARQPFPGPGLGIRIVGEVTAKRLDTLRHADSIVREELTAAGLDNQIWQCPVVLLADVRSVGVQGDGRTYGHPIVLRPVSSEDAMTADWTRVPYEVLERISTRITNEVAEVNRVVLDITSKPPATIEWE, from the coding sequence GTGGTGCAGCCTGCTGACATCGACGTGCCTGAGACACCGGCTCGACCGGTGTTGGTGGTCGACTTCGGTGCCCAATATGCCCAGTTGATTGCCCGTCGGGTTCGAGAAGCACGGGTTTTCTCCGAGGTGATTCCGCACACCGCCTCGATCGAGGAGATCAGGGCCCGTCAGCCGGTGGCGCTCGTGCTTTCCGGTGGACCGGCCAGTGTCTACGCCGACGGCGCTCCGAAACTCGATCCGGCGCTACTGGACCTCGGTGTACCGGTTCTTGGCATCTGCTACGGGTTTCAGGCCATGGCGCAGGCGCTCGGGGGGATCGTCGCCCACACCGGCACTCGCGAATACGGTCGGACTGAACTGAAAGTCCTTGGTGGCAAACTGCATTCGGATCTTCCCGAGGTTCAGCCGGTATGGATGAGTCACGGTGACGCGGTCACGGCCGCGCCGGACGGATTCGACGTGGTGGCTAGCAGCGCCGGTGCCCCGGTGGCCGCCTTCGAGGCCTTCGACCGGCGCCTGGCCGGGGTGCAGTATCACCCGGAGGTGATGCACACCCCACACGGGCAACAGGTGCTCAGCCGGTTTTTGCACGACTTCGCCGGGCTCGGCGCCCAGTGGACGCCCGCCAACATCGCCAACGCGCTGATCGAGCAGGTGCGCACCCAGATCGGCGACGGCCACGCCATCTGCGGGCTATCCGGCGGCGTGGATTCCGCGGTGGCCGCGGCCCTGGTGCAGCGGGCCATCGGCGACCGGTTGACCTGTGTCTTCGTCGACCACGGGCTGTTGCGCGCCGGTGAGCGGGCGCAGGTGCAACGCGATTTCGTGGCCGCCACCGGCGCCAACCTGGTCACCGTCGACGCGGCCGAGACCTTCCTCGAGGCGCTGTCGGGCGTGAGCGCCCCCGAGGGCAAACGCAAGATCATCGGCCGTCAGTTCATCCGCGCGTTCGAGGGCGCGGTGCGGGATGTGCTGGACGGTAAGACTGCTGAGTTCCTGGTGCAGGGCACGCTGTATCCGGATGTGGTGGAGTCCGGCGGGGGCAGCGGCACCGCGAACATCAAGAGCCACCACAATGTCGGCGGCCTGCCCGACGACCTGAAGTTCACCCTCGTTGAGCCGCTGCGGCTGCTGTTCAAAGACGAGGTGCGCGCGGTCGGGCGGGAGTTGGGTCTGCCGGAGGAGATCGTGGCGCGCCAGCCGTTTCCGGGACCGGGGTTGGGTATTCGGATCGTCGGGGAGGTCACCGCCAAGCGGTTGGATACGCTGCGGCACGCCGATTCGATCGTGCGTGAGGAGCTGACCGCGGCGGGCCTGGACAACCAGATCTGGCAGTGTCCGGTGGTGCTGTTGGCCGATGTCCGCTCGGTGGGTGTGCAGGGTGACGGTCGCACCTATGGCCACCCGATTGTGCTGCGTCCGGTGTCGAGTGAAGACGCGATGACCGCCGACTGGACCCGGGTGCCCTACGAGGTGCTCGAGCGCATCTCGACCCGGATCACCAACGAGGTCGCCGAGGTCAACCGCGTGGTGCTGGACATCACCAGCAAGCCGCCCGCCACCATCGAGTGGGAGTAG
- the phyA gene encoding phytoene synthase: protein MTEIEQAYRITESITRTAARNFYYGIRLLPREKRAALSAVYALGRRIDDVADGELAPETKITELDAIRKSLDNIDDSSDPVLVALADAARRFPVPIAMFAELIDGARMEIDWTGCRDFDELIVYCRRGAGTIGKLCLSIFGPVSTATSRYAEQLGIALQQTNILRDVREDFLNGRIYLPRDELDRLGVRLRLDDTGALDDPDGRLAALLRFSADRAADWYSLGLRLIPHLDRRSAACCAAMSGIYRRQLALIRASPAVVYDRRISLSGLKKAQVAAAALASSVTCGPAHGPLPADLGSHPSH from the coding sequence ATGACCGAGATCGAACAGGCGTATCGAATCACCGAGTCGATCACGCGCACGGCCGCCAGAAACTTCTACTACGGCATCCGACTCTTGCCGCGCGAAAAGCGAGCGGCACTATCTGCGGTCTATGCGCTCGGCCGCCGGATCGACGACGTCGCCGACGGCGAGCTGGCCCCCGAGACCAAGATCACCGAGCTCGATGCCATCAGGAAATCACTTGATAATATTGATGATTCATCCGATCCGGTGCTGGTTGCGCTGGCTGACGCGGCTCGCCGGTTTCCGGTGCCGATCGCGATGTTCGCAGAGTTGATTGACGGCGCCCGTATGGAAATCGACTGGACTGGTTGCCGCGATTTCGACGAGCTGATCGTCTACTGCCGCCGGGGGGCCGGCACGATCGGAAAGCTTTGTCTTTCCATCTTTGGACCCGTCAGCACGGCGACGTCGCGATACGCCGAGCAGTTGGGAATCGCTCTGCAGCAAACCAATATTCTGCGCGACGTTCGAGAGGACTTTTTGAATGGACGGATCTACCTGCCGCGCGACGAGCTGGACCGATTAGGCGTACGCCTCCGCCTGGACGACACCGGGGCACTCGATGACCCCGACGGACGGCTCGCGGCACTGCTGCGGTTCAGTGCCGACCGCGCCGCAGACTGGTATTCGCTGGGACTGCGGCTGATTCCACACCTCGACCGCCGCAGCGCTGCCTGCTGTGCGGCCATGTCTGGCATCTACCGCCGTCAGCTCGCCTTGATCAGAGCATCGCCGGCGGTCGTCTACGATCGGCGAATCTCTCTGTCGGGACTGAAGAAGGCCCAAGTGGCGGCGGCAGCACTGGCCTCTTCGGTAACCTGCGGACCGGCCCATGGACCGCTACCGGCCGACCTCGGGAGTCACCCCAGCCACTAG
- the htdY gene encoding 3-hydroxyacyl-thioester dehydratase HtdY produces the protein MAIDPNSIGAVTEPMLFEWTDRDTLLYAIGVGAGTGDLAFTTENSHGIDQQVLPTYAVICCPAFGAAAKVGTFNPAALLHGSQGIRLHAPLPAAGKLSVVTEVADIQDKGEGKNAIVVLRGRGCDPESGSLVAETLTTLVLRGQGGFGGARGERPAAPEFPDRHPDARIDMPTREDQALIYRLSGDRNPLHSDPWFATQLAGFPKPILHGLCTYGVAGRALVAELGGGVAANITSIAARFTKPVFPGETLSTVIWRTEPGRAVFRTEVAGSDGAEARVVLDDGAVEYVAG, from the coding sequence ATGGCGATTGATCCGAACTCCATAGGTGCAGTGACCGAGCCGATGTTGTTCGAGTGGACCGACCGGGACACGCTGCTTTACGCGATCGGGGTGGGCGCCGGGACCGGAGATCTGGCGTTCACCACGGAGAACAGCCACGGCATCGACCAGCAAGTGTTGCCGACGTATGCGGTGATTTGCTGTCCGGCGTTTGGTGCGGCCGCAAAGGTGGGAACATTCAACCCGGCGGCGCTGCTACACGGCTCCCAGGGCATCCGGCTGCATGCGCCGCTGCCGGCGGCGGGAAAACTGTCGGTGGTCACCGAGGTCGCCGACATCCAGGACAAGGGGGAGGGCAAGAACGCCATCGTTGTGCTGCGCGGCCGCGGTTGCGACCCGGAATCGGGTTCGTTGGTTGCCGAAACGCTTACCACGTTGGTGCTTCGGGGTCAGGGGGGTTTCGGAGGAGCGCGGGGTGAGCGGCCGGCCGCGCCGGAATTTCCGGACCGCCACCCCGACGCCCGAATCGATATGCCGACCCGTGAGGACCAGGCGCTGATCTACCGGCTCTCCGGTGACCGCAACCCGCTGCACAGCGACCCCTGGTTCGCCACGCAGCTGGCCGGGTTTCCCAAGCCGATCCTGCACGGGTTGTGCACCTACGGGGTGGCGGGCCGGGCGCTGGTGGCCGAGCTTGGCGGCGGTGTGGCGGCCAACATCACCTCGATCGCCGCGCGGTTCACCAAGCCGGTGTTTCCCGGCGAGACGCTGTCGACGGTGATCTGGCGCACCGAGCCGGGCCGGGCGGTGTTCCGCACCGAGGTGGCCGGCTCCGACGGCGCCGAGGCCCGGGTGGTGCTCGACGACGGCGCGGTGGAGTACGTGGCGGGTTAG
- the cmaA1 gene encoding cyclopropane mycolic acid synthase CmaA (cyclopropane fatty acid synthase (CFA synthase) (cyclopropane mycolic acid synthase 1)) — protein sequence MPDELKPHFANVQAHYDLSDDFFRLFLDPTQTYSCAYFERDDMTLQEAQIAKIDLALGKLGLQPGMTLLDVGCGWGATMMRAVEKYDVNVVGLTLSKNQANHVQQLVANSENLRSKRVLLAGWEQFDEPVDRIVSIGAFEHFGHERYDAFFSLAHRLLPADGVMLLHTITGLHPKEIHERGLPMSFTFARFLKFIVTEIFPGGRLPSIPMVQECASANGFTVTRVQSLQPHYAKTLDLWSAALQANKGQAIALQSEEVYERYMKYLTGCAEMFRIGYIDVNQFTCQK from the coding sequence ATGCCCGACGAGCTGAAGCCGCACTTCGCCAACGTGCAGGCGCACTACGACCTGTCCGACGACTTCTTCCGGCTGTTCCTCGATCCCACTCAGACCTACAGCTGCGCCTACTTCGAGCGCGACGACATGACGCTGCAAGAGGCGCAGATCGCCAAGATCGATCTCGCGCTGGGCAAACTCGGATTGCAGCCGGGCATGACACTGTTGGACGTCGGCTGCGGCTGGGGCGCCACCATGATGCGCGCGGTGGAAAAATACGACGTCAACGTCGTCGGTCTGACCCTGAGCAAAAACCAGGCCAACCACGTTCAGCAGCTGGTCGCCAACTCCGAAAATCTACGCTCCAAACGCGTTCTGCTGGCCGGCTGGGAACAGTTTGACGAGCCCGTCGACCGCATCGTCAGCATCGGTGCTTTCGAACATTTCGGTCACGAGCGCTACGACGCGTTCTTCAGCCTGGCGCATCGCCTGCTGCCCGCTGACGGGGTCATGCTGCTGCACACCATCACCGGGTTGCATCCGAAAGAGATCCACGAACGCGGCCTGCCCATGTCGTTCACCTTCGCTCGTTTCCTGAAATTCATTGTGACCGAGATCTTTCCGGGTGGGCGGCTGCCCTCGATACCGATGGTGCAGGAGTGTGCCAGCGCAAACGGCTTCACCGTCACCAGAGTTCAATCGTTGCAGCCGCACTATGCGAAAACCCTCGACCTCTGGTCCGCGGCGTTGCAGGCCAACAAGGGCCAGGCCATCGCGCTGCAATCCGAGGAAGTCTACGAGCGGTATATGAAGTACCTCACCGGCTGCGCCGAGATGTTTCGCATCGGATACATCGACGTCAACCAGTTCACCTGCCAGAAGTGA